The Bordetella sp. FB-8 genome includes a window with the following:
- a CDS encoding GspE/PulE family protein: MIEPRIAESADGRLYAVSQSAAPAWPVLESPDDLATLAPRFVRSLGADFDLAALAGRVCPILLEDGRTALFALADYVDGDQADELARMLLRRGLHMAQPQRYVVAPSLLLMVARGQILGARADRAGMPAPGARRSALASMFSEFVRWGVRAGASDLHINVDERGGRSQVRYTINGAYVAPDCFEGIAASTLHEVLAVAWMDVRGGNGAVFDPRIEQQGRIAMQVDGAPFTLRWASLAADTGPSVCLRLLRLDTPEGGATLSQLGYLPSQEGALQAAREREGGAIVIAGIVGSGKSTTLATLMRGIDPSRKVITLEDPVEYLIGNALQNTVGRSLEAEPQHPFDAKLRTIKRSAMNDLLIGEVRDHETGRAFMDLAGSGASVYTTTHTGSALMIPERLASDFIGVSRDFLATPGVLKLLVYQMLLPRLCSACALPIDALWHETGPRDEHTNHERPAWLAWADEFGRIFDADPGRLRVRNPAGCPACVRPGLERMALSGRAGRTVVAEMFEPAHDSALLDCIRRRDNPALMRHLAGLPRAPACDADMSGKPVSLCAVYKALQGEIDARVLARQFGLCGWARRRVAP; encoded by the coding sequence ATGATTGAGCCGCGCATTGCCGAATCGGCCGATGGCCGGCTCTATGCGGTGTCGCAATCGGCGGCACCGGCCTGGCCTGTACTGGAGTCGCCAGACGACCTGGCGACCCTGGCGCCGCGCTTCGTGCGTTCCCTGGGCGCCGATTTCGACCTGGCCGCCCTGGCCGGCCGGGTCTGTCCGATTCTTCTGGAGGATGGCCGCACCGCCTTGTTCGCCCTGGCCGACTATGTCGACGGCGATCAGGCCGACGAACTTGCGCGCATGCTGCTGCGTCGGGGCTTGCATATGGCGCAGCCGCAGCGCTATGTCGTTGCGCCTTCGTTGTTGCTCATGGTGGCGCGCGGCCAGATTCTCGGGGCGAGGGCCGATCGCGCGGGCATGCCGGCTCCCGGGGCGAGGCGTTCGGCGCTGGCCTCGATGTTCTCGGAATTCGTGCGCTGGGGCGTGCGCGCGGGCGCGAGCGACCTGCACATCAATGTCGACGAGCGAGGAGGGCGCTCGCAGGTGCGCTACACCATCAATGGCGCCTATGTGGCGCCCGATTGCTTCGAAGGCATCGCGGCCTCGACCCTGCATGAAGTGCTGGCCGTTGCCTGGATGGACGTGCGCGGCGGCAACGGCGCCGTGTTCGACCCGCGCATCGAGCAGCAGGGGCGCATCGCCATGCAGGTGGACGGTGCGCCTTTCACGCTGCGCTGGGCCTCGCTGGCTGCCGATACGGGGCCGTCGGTTTGCCTGCGGCTGCTGCGGCTCGATACGCCGGAAGGCGGAGCCACGCTCTCGCAGCTGGGCTATCTGCCTTCGCAGGAAGGGGCGCTGCAAGCCGCGCGCGAGCGCGAAGGCGGGGCCATTGTCATCGCCGGCATCGTGGGTTCGGGCAAATCGACGACGCTGGCCACCCTGATGCGCGGCATCGATCCGTCGCGCAAGGTCATCACGCTGGAAGACCCGGTCGAATACCTGATAGGCAACGCGCTGCAGAATACGGTCGGCCGCTCGCTGGAGGCCGAGCCGCAGCATCCTTTCGACGCCAAGCTGCGTACCATCAAGCGTTCGGCCATGAACGATCTGCTGATCGGCGAAGTGCGCGACCATGAGACCGGCCGGGCGTTCATGGACCTGGCCGGCAGCGGCGCCAGCGTCTACACCACCACCCATACCGGGTCGGCGCTGATGATCCCGGAGCGTCTGGCATCGGACTTCATTGGCGTATCGCGGGATTTTCTGGCCACGCCTGGCGTGCTCAAGTTGCTGGTCTACCAGATGCTCCTGCCGCGCCTTTGTTCCGCTTGCGCCCTGCCTATCGATGCCTTGTGGCACGAAACCGGGCCGCGCGATGAACATACCAATCACGAACGTCCGGCCTGGCTTGCCTGGGCCGATGAGTTCGGCCGCATATTCGATGCCGACCCTGGCCGCCTGCGCGTGCGCAATCCGGCAGGCTGTCCGGCATGCGTTCGTCCGGGTCTGGAGCGAATGGCTTTGTCTGGCCGCGCCGGCCGCACGGTTGTGGCCGAGATGTTCGAGCCGGCGCATGACTCTGCCCTGCTCGACTGCATACGCCGCCGCGACAACCCAGCCTTGATGCGCCATCTTGCCGGCTTGCCGCGCGCACCCGCATGCGACGCCGACATGTCAGGCAAACCCGTCAGCCTGTGTGCCGTCTACAAGGCATTGCAGGGCGAGATCGATGCGCGGGTGCTGGCCCGTCAGTTCGGTTTGTGCGGCTGGGCACGCAGACGGGTGGCGCCATGA
- a CDS encoding type 4 pilus major pilin, which translates to MSISRRASRQRGFSLIEVSIVAAIILLAAIIGIPSIGNYVIENKVPEVGRELQRFVARTKTNAQGAGTMPYAEVDTGTLANAVRDSSVLSVSGSGAAAVVAHGLGGAGTSGNGVVTVEPVSFASGGAGSGFAVTLNRVSHAACPSLASVMQRSAEIIAVQGQGGSILVKDSTATPPLVYVAARAEVQCAQGDSNTFVFTVR; encoded by the coding sequence ATCTCAATTTCCCGCCGTGCTTCACGCCAGCGCGGTTTTTCCCTGATCGAAGTATCCATCGTCGCGGCCATCATTTTGCTGGCCGCGATCATCGGCATCCCTTCCATAGGCAATTATGTGATCGAGAACAAGGTTCCCGAAGTCGGCAGGGAGTTGCAGCGGTTCGTGGCCCGCACCAAGACCAATGCGCAAGGAGCGGGGACTATGCCTTATGCCGAGGTCGATACTGGTACGCTGGCCAACGCCGTGCGCGATTCCAGCGTGTTGTCGGTCAGCGGATCGGGGGCCGCCGCGGTGGTGGCGCACGGCCTGGGCGGCGCGGGAACTTCCGGCAACGGCGTGGTTACCGTCGAGCCGGTGTCCTTCGCGTCGGGCGGCGCAGGTTCGGGGTTTGCCGTCACGCTCAACCGGGTCAGCCACGCCGCTTGTCCCAGCCTGGCATCGGTTATGCAGCGCTCTGCCGAGATCATTGCCGTGCAGGGGCAGGGCGGCTCCATCCTGGTCAAGGACAGCACGGCTACGCCGCCCCTGGTCTACGTGGCGGCGCGCGCGGAGGTGCAGTGCGCCCAGGGCGACAGCAACACCTTCGTTTTCACGGTGCGCTAA
- the pilV gene encoding shufflon system plasmid conjugative transfer pilus tip adhesin PilV has protein sequence MSASVLHGRRCAPWSSRQHGFALLELSVALLIATLLLVWSTAALMRQADDAAARAAGTWMLEIRNAAYRMLERHFDTLSEGRPPVSPAGVPLYADMYAPTLAEFKTQGLLPQGFAESAPTGGTAWIRLAAPAACPGQACRVDALVYASMPLSDSQGRPDMMRMAVLVEAAAGYGGQATAGAQSRLRGKAFDFPNPYASGAQALPAGTPVLWAGMDMATAAQYVRRFDERDPQLKAGLTVAGAVTGRRLKADEYLQIAGQAVPGGACSPNGLVGRTPEGALLSCQAGTWAGFADSTTFYMVQTFGGACVSSNVITGSCSCPPRTRYVSLSGQASSNGYSFDRSIYACIP, from the coding sequence ATGAGCGCCTCGGTTTTGCATGGCCGTCGATGCGCGCCGTGGTCGTCGCGCCAGCATGGCTTCGCCTTGCTCGAGCTGTCCGTCGCCCTGCTCATCGCAACCTTGCTTCTGGTGTGGAGCACGGCCGCACTGATGCGCCAGGCCGATGACGCGGCGGCCCGCGCGGCGGGAACATGGATGCTGGAAATACGCAATGCGGCCTACCGCATGCTCGAGCGCCACTTCGACACCCTGTCCGAGGGCAGGCCGCCCGTCAGCCCGGCGGGCGTGCCTCTTTATGCCGACATGTACGCCCCGACATTGGCCGAATTCAAGACTCAGGGTTTGTTGCCGCAGGGTTTCGCGGAATCGGCGCCGACGGGCGGCACCGCCTGGATACGTCTGGCCGCGCCTGCCGCCTGCCCAGGGCAAGCATGCCGGGTCGACGCACTGGTCTATGCCTCGATGCCCTTGTCAGACAGTCAGGGCCGGCCCGACATGATGCGCATGGCCGTGTTGGTCGAGGCAGCCGCAGGCTACGGCGGCCAGGCCACCGCGGGGGCCCAGAGCAGGCTGCGCGGCAAGGCATTCGATTTTCCCAATCCCTATGCATCGGGGGCGCAGGCCCTGCCTGCCGGTACGCCGGTCCTGTGGGCCGGCATGGACATGGCCACGGCCGCCCAGTATGTGCGGCGCTTCGATGAGCGCGACCCACAGCTCAAGGCGGGGCTGACCGTAGCCGGGGCGGTCACGGGCAGGCGCCTGAAAGCCGACGAATACCTGCAGATAGCGGGCCAGGCCGTCCCGGGCGGCGCCTGCAGTCCCAACGGCCTGGTGGGGCGCACCCCCGAGGGGGCGCTGCTTTCCTGCCAGGCGGGGACGTGGGCCGGTTTCGCGGACTCGACGACGTTCTATATGGTCCAGACATTCGGCGGTGCATGTGTTTCCTCCAATGTGATCACAGGATCCTGTTCCTGTCCGCCAAGAACCCGTTATGTCAGCCTTTCCGGCCAGGCTTCGTCCAATGGCTATTCATTCGACCGCAGTATCTATGCGTGCATTCCTTGA
- the alaS gene encoding alanine--tRNA ligase yields MKVSEIRQKFLQYFQSKGHTIVPSSSLVPGNDPTLLFTNSGMVQFKDVFTGKESRGYSRATTAQRSVRAGGKHNDLENVGYTARHHTFFEMLGNFSFGDYFKKDAIHYAWELLTEVYGLPKDKLWVTVYQEDDEAYDIWAKEIGVPPERIIRIGDNKGARYASDNFWQMADTGPCGPCSEIFYDHGPEIWGGPPGSPEEDGDRYIEIWNLVFMQFERDAAGNMPRLPRPCVDTGMGLERIAAVLQHVHSNYEIDLFQSLIQAAARETHTKDLNENSLKVIADHIRACSFLVVDGVIPSNEGRGYVLRRIVRRALRHGYKLGQTKPFFHRLVADLVREMGPAYPELAQNAERVAQVLKQEEERFGETLENGMRILDVALAHIAKGSQLDGNTLFTLYDTYGFPVDLTADICREREVEVDMPGFEAAMQNQRRQARAAGKFKMAEGLSYEGAQTRFDGYDHLELSGLKVTALYVDGTRVDTVAAGQGAVVVLDATPFYAESGGQVGDTGLLESGNVRFAVADTLKIQAGVFGHHGTLESGALKVGDTLLAKVDAVRRARTVRNHSATHLMHKALRQVLGGHVQQRGSLVDPDKTRFDFAHDAPMTAEQVARVEEIVNAEVLANQATQARVMAFDDAVQEGAMALFGEKYGDTVRVLDIGFSRELCGGTHVQRTGDIGLFKILSESGVAAGVRRVEAITGDNALHWAQGQNALLAKVAGQLRTPVHELSERVAQVQDQIKTLEKDLEQARAKLAASAGSDLAGNAADVKGVKLVAASLGEVDPKALRGMIDSLKDKLKSAVVLLAAGGEGKISLAAGVTNDLTGKIKAGDLLGFVASQVGGKGGGRPDMAMGGGTDAKALPAAIASVHKWVDERL; encoded by the coding sequence ATGAAAGTCTCCGAGATCCGCCAGAAATTCCTGCAATACTTCCAGTCCAAGGGCCACACCATTGTGCCGTCCTCGTCGCTGGTGCCGGGCAACGATCCCACCTTGCTCTTTACCAACTCGGGCATGGTGCAGTTCAAGGACGTCTTCACCGGCAAGGAATCGCGCGGCTATTCGCGCGCCACCACGGCCCAGCGCAGCGTGCGCGCCGGCGGCAAGCACAACGACCTGGAAAACGTCGGCTATACCGCGCGCCATCACACTTTCTTCGAGATGCTGGGCAACTTCAGCTTCGGCGACTACTTCAAGAAAGATGCCATCCATTACGCCTGGGAACTGTTGACCGAGGTCTACGGGCTGCCCAAGGACAAGCTGTGGGTCACCGTCTACCAGGAGGATGACGAGGCCTACGATATCTGGGCCAAGGAAATCGGCGTGCCGCCCGAGCGCATCATCCGCATCGGCGACAACAAGGGGGCGCGCTACGCATCCGACAATTTCTGGCAAATGGCCGACACCGGCCCCTGCGGACCTTGTTCGGAAATTTTTTACGACCACGGCCCGGAAATCTGGGGCGGCCCCCCGGGGTCTCCCGAGGAAGACGGCGACCGCTACATCGAGATCTGGAACCTGGTGTTCATGCAGTTCGAGCGCGACGCGGCCGGCAACATGCCGCGCCTGCCCAGGCCCTGCGTCGATACCGGCATGGGTCTGGAGCGCATCGCTGCCGTGCTGCAGCACGTGCATTCCAACTACGAGATCGATCTCTTCCAGAGTCTGATCCAGGCTGCGGCCCGTGAAACCCATACCAAGGATCTGAACGAAAATTCGCTCAAGGTCATCGCCGACCACATCCGAGCCTGCTCGTTCCTGGTCGTTGACGGGGTCATCCCCAGCAATGAGGGTCGTGGCTATGTGTTGCGCCGGATCGTGCGCCGCGCCCTGCGCCACGGCTACAAGCTGGGGCAGACCAAGCCTTTCTTCCACCGGCTAGTGGCCGATCTGGTCAGGGAAATGGGTCCGGCCTATCCCGAGCTGGCTCAGAATGCCGAACGCGTGGCCCAGGTGCTCAAGCAGGAAGAGGAGCGTTTCGGCGAAACGCTGGAAAACGGCATGAGGATTCTCGACGTGGCCCTGGCACACATTGCCAAGGGCAGCCAGCTCGACGGCAATACCCTGTTCACGCTTTATGACACCTACGGTTTCCCGGTCGACCTGACGGCCGATATCTGCCGAGAGCGCGAGGTTGAAGTGGACATGCCCGGTTTCGAGGCCGCCATGCAGAACCAGCGCAGGCAGGCCCGCGCAGCCGGCAAGTTCAAGATGGCCGAAGGCCTGTCCTATGAAGGCGCGCAGACGCGCTTTGATGGCTACGACCATCTGGAGCTTTCCGGCCTCAAGGTCACGGCGCTGTACGTGGACGGCACGCGGGTCGATACGGTTGCGGCCGGCCAGGGGGCGGTGGTGGTGCTCGATGCCACGCCGTTCTATGCCGAGTCCGGCGGCCAGGTGGGCGATACGGGCCTGCTGGAAAGCGGCAATGTGCGCTTTGCCGTTGCCGATACGCTGAAGATCCAGGCCGGCGTGTTCGGCCACCACGGCACGCTCGAATCGGGCGCCCTGAAAGTGGGCGATACCCTGCTGGCCAAGGTCGATGCCGTGCGCCGCGCGCGCACGGTGCGCAACCACTCGGCCACCCACCTCATGCACAAGGCGCTGCGCCAGGTGCTGGGCGGCCATGTGCAGCAGCGCGGCTCGCTGGTCGATCCCGACAAGACCCGTTTCGATTTTGCGCACGACGCGCCCATGACGGCCGAGCAGGTCGCCCGGGTCGAGGAAATCGTCAACGCCGAAGTCCTGGCCAACCAGGCCACCCAGGCCCGCGTCATGGCCTTCGACGACGCGGTGCAGGAAGGCGCCATGGCGCTGTTCGGCGAAAAGTACGGCGACACCGTGCGTGTGCTCGACATCGGCTTCTCGCGCGAACTGTGCGGCGGCACGCACGTCCAGCGTACCGGCGACATCGGCTTGTTCAAGATCCTGTCCGAATCGGGTGTCGCTGCCGGCGTGCGCCGCGTCGAGGCCATCACGGGCGACAATGCCTTGCACTGGGCCCAGGGGCAGAACGCGCTGCTGGCCAAGGTCGCAGGCCAGTTGCGCACTCCCGTCCATGAACTATCCGAGCGCGTCGCGCAGGTACAGGACCAGATCAAGACCCTGGAAAAAGACCTGGAACAGGCCCGCGCCAAGCTGGCTGCCAGCGCCGGCAGCGACCTGGCCGGCAATGCCGCAGACGTCAAGGGCGTCAAGCTCGTGGCCGCCAGTCTGGGCGAGGTTGACCCCAAGGCCCTGCGCGGCATGATCGACAGCCTCAAGGACAAGCTCAAGTCCGCCGTGGTGCTGCTTGCCGCGGGCGGCGAAGGCAAGATCAGTCTGGCCGCGGGCGTCACCAACGACCTGACGGGCAAGATCAAGGCCGGCGACCTGCTGGGTTTCGTGGCCAGCCAGGTGGGCGGCAAGGGCGGCGGCCGCCCCGACATGGCCATGGGCGGGGGCACCGACGCCAAGGCGCTGCCGGCCGCCATCGCCAGTGTGCACAAGTGGGTCGATGAGCGCCTCTGA
- a CDS encoding sulfurtransferase TusA family protein has translation MSASDLSDTPQAGLPAWQHEVDATGLNCPLPILRAKKTLAQMVSGEVLCVITTDPSAVRDFQAFCRQTGNELLAQQQQEGSTRHVLKRR, from the coding sequence ATGAGCGCCTCTGATCTTTCCGATACCCCCCAGGCCGGCTTGCCGGCCTGGCAGCACGAAGTGGACGCCACCGGGCTGAACTGTCCGTTGCCGATCCTGCGCGCCAAGAAAACCCTGGCCCAGATGGTCAGCGGCGAAGTGCTCTGTGTGATCACGACCGATCCCAGCGCAGTGCGGGATTTTCAAGCGTTTTGCCGGCAGACCGGAAACGAGCTCCTGGCCCAACAGCAGCAAGAGGGCAGCACCCGCCACGTCCTTAAGCGGCGGTAA
- the rpsP gene encoding 30S ribosomal protein S16, with protein sequence MVVIRLARGGSKKRPFYNLVAADSRNRRDGRFIERVGFYNPVGNEGAENLRISLDRVQYWTGNGAQLSPSVERLVKEYSAKVAA encoded by the coding sequence ATGGTGGTCATTCGTCTGGCTCGCGGCGGCTCCAAGAAGCGCCCGTTCTACAATCTGGTTGCTGCCGACTCGCGCAATCGCCGCGATGGCCGTTTCATCGAACGCGTGGGCTTTTACAACCCTGTGGGCAATGAGGGCGCCGAGAACCTGCGCATCTCCCTGGACCGCGTGCAATACTGGACTGGCAACGGCGCCCAGCTGTCGCCCTCCGTGGAACGCCTGGTCAAGGAATACTCGGCCAAGGTCGCTGCCTGA
- the rimM gene encoding ribosome maturation factor RimM (Essential for efficient processing of 16S rRNA): MTCAPADLVELGRITAAYGIKGWVKVQPHSAQAEVLRSTKEWWLARPAPPLQSGKTAAPAPIAYPVVQARAQGTTIVAQLQGVDDRDQAESMRGCVVMAARSAFSAAAEGEYYWVDLIGCDLYTTDQDAEPELLGPVVEVLDNGAHAILRVQRKAADASGALQPMLDAKGRSLELLVPFVQAHIQNVDLAARRIDSDWPADY, encoded by the coding sequence ATGACTTGCGCACCGGCCGACCTGGTCGAGTTGGGCCGCATCACTGCGGCCTATGGCATCAAGGGCTGGGTCAAGGTGCAGCCACACTCGGCGCAGGCCGAAGTGCTGCGTTCGACCAAGGAATGGTGGCTGGCGCGTCCTGCGCCGCCTCTGCAGAGCGGCAAGACTGCCGCCCCCGCGCCGATCGCCTACCCCGTCGTTCAAGCACGCGCCCAGGGCACCACCATCGTGGCGCAACTGCAGGGCGTAGACGACCGCGACCAGGCCGAGTCCATGCGCGGTTGCGTGGTCATGGCCGCGCGCAGCGCCTTTTCCGCCGCCGCCGAAGGCGAGTACTACTGGGTCGACCTGATAGGCTGCGACCTCTACACCACCGATCAAGACGCCGAGCCTGAACTATTGGGCCCGGTGGTCGAGGTATTGGACAACGGGGCGCATGCCATCCTGCGCGTGCAGCGCAAAGCGGCCGATGCCTCGGGCGCCCTGCAGCCCATGCTCGACGCCAAGGGGCGCTCACTGGAGCTGCTGGTGCCCTTCGTCCAGGCTCATATCCAGAATGTCGATCTGGCCGCGCGCCGTATCGACAGCGACTGGCCCGCAGATTACTGA
- the trmD gene encoding tRNA (guanosine(37)-N1)-methyltransferase TrmD, which produces MRFDAVTLFPEMFGLVRDQGVTGRAHAQGIWSLKAWNPRDFTYDAHRTVDDRPYGGGPGMVMLAAPLEAAVDAAQAERAAQGLGQAPVVLLAPTGRRYGQREAQELASARQGAIFICGRYEGVDQRFIDRRVTQEWSLGDFVLSGGEIAALAMIDAAVRLLPGVLNDGDSALQDSFNSALDGLLDSPHYTRPEVYEGASVPEPLLSGHHARIARWRREQSLSLTAERRPDLIEQARATGRLTREDERFLASLPKRS; this is translated from the coding sequence ATGCGCTTTGACGCCGTCACCCTGTTTCCCGAGATGTTCGGTCTGGTTCGCGACCAGGGGGTGACCGGCCGCGCGCACGCGCAAGGCATCTGGTCACTCAAGGCCTGGAATCCGCGCGATTTCACTTACGATGCGCACCGCACCGTGGACGACCGGCCTTATGGCGGCGGCCCCGGCATGGTGATGCTGGCCGCGCCGCTCGAAGCCGCGGTCGATGCCGCCCAGGCCGAACGCGCCGCGCAGGGGCTGGGTCAAGCGCCCGTCGTGCTGCTCGCGCCTACGGGCCGGCGCTACGGTCAGCGCGAAGCGCAGGAACTGGCTTCTGCCCGGCAGGGCGCCATTTTCATTTGCGGCCGCTATGAGGGCGTGGATCAGCGCTTCATCGACCGGCGTGTCACGCAGGAATGGTCGTTGGGCGATTTCGTGCTGTCCGGCGGCGAAATCGCGGCGCTGGCCATGATCGACGCCGCAGTGCGCCTTCTGCCCGGCGTGCTCAACGACGGCGATTCCGCCTTGCAGGACTCGTTCAATTCCGCCCTGGACGGCCTGCTCGACAGCCCGCACTACACGCGCCCCGAAGTCTACGAGGGGGCGTCCGTTCCCGAGCCGCTGCTCAGCGGCCACCATGCCCGCATTGCCCGCTGGCGGCGCGAGCAGTCCCTCTCGCTCACCGCCGAGCGCCGTCCCGATCTGATCGAACAGGCGCGTGCGACCGGGCGCCTTACGCGCGAAGACGAACGCTTTCTGGCCTCGTTGCCCAAGCGTTCCTGA
- a CDS encoding CoA transferase, protein MDDTSKLLETIWTSLGGKADQARQVEFTAQGALPSAFPVTDLAASSMAAAGLALDELRQAAGHGACRFVVDRRLASFWFSSSLRPLGWQVPPLWDPVAGNYATRDGWIRLHTNAPHHRAAAERVLGGHEDRAGMAASVAAWDALELETAIVQAGGCAAQMRSAQDWAGHPQGLAVAAEPLIHMQTHASPERARNAAAFDPARPLRGLKVLDLTRVLAGPTATRFLAAYGAQVLRVDPPTWDEPGVVPEMTLGKRCARLDLHKPQHRTVFEQLLAGADIMLHGYRSDALERLGYGAEWRRVRNPGLIDVSLDAYGWSGPWATRRGFDSLVQMSCGIAHAGMLWQQTDKPFPLPVQALDYAAGYLLAAAAVRGVAMRLTGAGALQARTSLARTAKLLLDQGADKVQEPALASESAEDLAAMIEHTAWGEARRIAWPIALPDCPASWPHPASALGSAPARWESEAR, encoded by the coding sequence ATGGACGACACATCGAAACTGCTCGAGACGATATGGACCTCGCTGGGCGGCAAGGCAGACCAGGCGCGGCAGGTCGAATTCACCGCGCAAGGCGCCCTGCCCTCGGCCTTTCCGGTCACCGACCTGGCGGCCTCGTCCATGGCGGCTGCGGGCCTGGCCTTGGACGAACTCAGGCAGGCGGCAGGCCATGGCGCCTGCCGCTTCGTGGTGGACCGGCGCCTGGCTTCGTTCTGGTTCTCGAGTTCGCTGCGCCCCCTGGGCTGGCAGGTGCCGCCGCTATGGGACCCCGTCGCCGGCAACTATGCGACGCGCGACGGATGGATACGCCTGCACACCAACGCGCCGCATCATCGCGCCGCGGCCGAGCGGGTGCTGGGCGGCCACGAGGATCGCGCCGGCATGGCCGCATCGGTTGCAGCGTGGGACGCGCTGGAGCTGGAGACGGCCATCGTCCAAGCCGGCGGTTGCGCGGCGCAAATGCGCAGCGCCCAGGACTGGGCCGGCCATCCGCAGGGCCTGGCCGTGGCCGCCGAACCGCTGATCCATATGCAAACGCACGCGTCGCCCGAACGCGCGCGAAACGCGGCGGCCTTCGATCCGGCCAGGCCGCTGCGCGGATTGAAAGTGCTCGATCTCACGCGGGTGCTGGCCGGCCCCACGGCCACCCGCTTTCTGGCCGCCTACGGCGCACAAGTGCTGCGCGTCGATCCGCCCACCTGGGACGAACCCGGCGTCGTGCCCGAGATGACGCTGGGCAAGCGCTGCGCGCGTCTGGACCTGCATAAGCCGCAGCATCGCACCGTGTTCGAGCAACTGCTGGCCGGCGCGGACATCATGCTGCACGGCTATCGTTCGGATGCGCTCGAACGCCTGGGATATGGCGCCGAATGGCGGCGCGTCCGCAATCCCGGCCTCATCGACGTGAGCCTGGATGCCTACGGCTGGAGCGGCCCCTGGGCCACGCGCCGCGGCTTCGACAGCCTGGTGCAGATGAGCTGCGGCATCGCGCACGCGGGCATGCTGTGGCAGCAGACCGACAAGCCTTTTCCGCTGCCGGTGCAGGCGCTGGATTACGCCGCGGGCTATCTGCTGGCCGCCGCCGCGGTGCGCGGGGTTGCGATGCGCCTGACCGGAGCGGGCGCGCTGCAGGCGCGCACCTCATTGGCCCGCACCGCCAAGCTCCTGCTCGATCAAGGCGCGGACAAGGTCCAGGAACCCGCCCTCGCCTCCGAATCGGCCGAGGATCTGGCGGCAATGATTGAACACACGGCATGGGGCGAGGCGCGGCGCATCGCCTGGCCCATTGCCCTCCCGGATTGCCCGGCGAGCTGGCCGCATCCGGCAAGCGCACTTGGTTCGGCCCCGGCGCGGTGGGAATCGGAAGCGCGTTGA
- a CDS encoding citrate synthase, with protein MSWIPARAALALLGVQPQTLYANVSRGRIRAKPDPRDPRRSLYHRADVGRMVGRRTGRRSAAAVAQQAMEWGDPVLASGISTVERGRLWYRGRDAVELSETWTLEQVAGLLWHAEGIAFGPVRKKAQARNASLLSRALSVLAARVDVDPPSRGRARQVLVLEAMRLLEDLMAAMLGPAPEPGIPVHRRMALCWRTPKAQDFLRRALVLLADHELNASTFATRVAVSTGTSLSAGLMAGLATLAGPLHGGSTLSIREMCAAARRDGAAASLREHLARGYSLPAFGHPLYPDGDPRAAALLARFKVGKIYAALRDEGIALTGEQPNIDFALASLSDAFGLPPEAPFVVFALARSVGWIAHALEQIETGHLIRPRARYTGVPVPAIGISQHP; from the coding sequence ATGTCATGGATCCCGGCCCGGGCGGCGCTCGCCTTGCTCGGCGTGCAACCCCAGACGCTGTACGCCAATGTCAGCCGCGGCCGCATACGCGCCAAGCCGGATCCGCGCGATCCGCGCCGCAGTCTCTATCATCGCGCCGATGTCGGGCGCATGGTCGGCCGCAGAACGGGGCGTCGGAGCGCGGCCGCGGTGGCCCAGCAGGCCATGGAGTGGGGCGATCCGGTGCTGGCCTCCGGCATTTCCACCGTGGAGCGCGGGCGCCTCTGGTATCGGGGGCGCGACGCGGTCGAACTTTCCGAGACGTGGACGCTGGAGCAGGTGGCCGGTCTGCTGTGGCATGCCGAAGGCATCGCTTTCGGGCCAGTCCGCAAGAAAGCGCAGGCACGCAATGCCTCGCTCTTGTCCAGGGCGCTGTCCGTATTGGCCGCGCGAGTCGACGTCGATCCCCCGTCGCGTGGCCGCGCGCGCCAGGTGTTGGTCCTGGAAGCGATGCGCCTGCTGGAAGACCTCATGGCCGCGATGCTGGGCCCCGCACCCGAGCCTGGCATCCCTGTGCATCGGCGCATGGCGCTATGCTGGCGTACGCCCAAGGCCCAGGATTTTCTGCGCCGCGCCTTGGTGCTTTTGGCCGATCACGAACTCAATGCTTCGACGTTCGCTACCCGTGTGGCGGTTTCCACAGGCACTTCGCTGTCGGCCGGCCTGATGGCGGGGCTTGCCACCTTGGCCGGCCCGCTGCATGGCGGCTCCACCTTGAGCATCCGGGAAATGTGCGCAGCTGCGCGGCGCGATGGAGCTGCCGCCAGCCTGCGCGAACACTTGGCGCGAGGCTATTCGCTGCCCGCGTTCGGGCATCCCCTGTATCCCGACGGGGACCCCAGGGCCGCGGCGCTGCTGGCGCGCTTCAAAGTCGGCAAGATCTACGCGGCGCTACGCGACGAAGGCATTGCGCTCACGGGCGAGCAGCCCAACATCGATTTTGCGTTGGCGTCGCTTTCCGATGCTTTCGGGCTGCCGCCCGAAGCGCCATTCGTCGTTTTTGCCTTGGCGCGCTCTGTCGGCTGGATAGCCCACGCGCTGGAACAGATCGAGACCGGGCATCTGATCCGCCCCAGGGCTCGGTATACGGGTGTTCCGGTGCCGGCGATCGGCATTTCGCAGCATCCCTGA